TGCTCAAAATTCCAAAGCTACGGATTCCGGCATTGCATCCCTCCCAGAGGGGTGTTGCTTCGGAGTGTGCGGCAATCTTGCGCGCAATAGCCTCCTTATGTGTATAGTACCCTATGGTATCTGGCAGAGTAATCAAGATCCTTCCTTCTATGTTGGTTTCATATGCAAAATCGATAATTTTCTTGATATCCTGTGGCTGAACTATCATGTCCTTATGCCTTAATAGGTTTCCTTCGGGCAGACCAGTCTGTAGCTGCCAGTAAGCTACACCCAGTCTGATCAATTCTTCTTTCAATGCAGGAAGCTCATTGATATTGTTCCTCATAACTGTTGTAATCGCACTCGTGACAAAGCCCGCCTCGCGTGCGAGCCGGAATGCCTCTTCACATTTTTCATAAGTATTTCCCCCACGGATATGATTATGGGTTTCTCGTAATCCATCGATACTGATGGAGAAGTTTGTAACTCTAGTCCCTTTCATTTTATTTATAATTTTATCGTCAACCAATGTTCCATTTGTAATAATGCAAATATTCACTCCTACATCAGAAAGTCTCTGAAGAATGATATCCCAATCTTTTCTGAGAAATAGTTCTCCTCCCATCAAGGATACCCACCGCAATCTCATAGCACCAATCTCTTCCGCTACCCTTAAAGCTTCCGCTGTTGTAATCTCATCCGGCCTTGCTGCCTTGCAGGAAGAGCCGCAATGCGTGCAATGCAGGTTGCATTCCATTGTAAGCTCCCATACACATGTCTCTGGTGTATACTTCATCTTGATTCTCCATTTCCGCGCTTATATTTTTGCGCTAATAAAGTTTGTTCCAAGGATGACGCATGCTATGTAACACTGACGGTTCTTTGAACATAATAACCGTAATTATCAAAAGCATATAAGATCACCTCATTTTGAGTTGCATAATCTACAAACACTTTACCAGTCAGGCTATAATGCACTTCAGCTCCCTGCAGGCTTGTTGTGATATATGCAGCTCCGGTCACATTCCATTCCATCTCAATTCCATTGATTGTTACCACATGTGGCTCCGGAGGATCATCCCCTCCATATACACTTCCTACAATAGGCGTACTAGTCATACGATTGACCATCGTGACCGGAATAAAATCATCTTCTTCAAGCCCTGCCATCAGGGTATAACATCTTGAATTTTGTATCACCTGCCTGGAAGAATGCCTTGCAGTAAATGAATTAACCACAGGCATATCATAACCTATACACTGATATGTTGTATCGACGACACCCTTCTTCTTTACAAATAAAGTAATATCCGTATGAGGTTGATTCGGATATGGGTATACCAGGCTTCCCGCTGCATCCAGATTAGTAAACCTATCAATCCACCGGGCATCTGTATTCTTCGTATCCCAGGAGAGAATCAGACCCGTTGTCCCGGCTCTTGCTTTCTCCAGCTGATATGATAATATGTATTGAAATGTCATCTCATAGGCCTGATCCACAGTATAATCTGCAGGATTCACTACTTCAAGAAGATATTGCCCTCCCACCTTAGCTTTTGCTTTGATGGAATCTATCGGGTTGACCGCTCTGCCATTCAAGGTAACCTTACACCCGTCACCAAAATCATCTACTTCCCAACGCAGTGTTATATCGTCATCAACATTGTATTCGACCGATGGTCCCAGAAAATATTTGATAACTGGCTGAGCTACTTTAATCAGAGGACACTGATATCTGCTATCATCATCCAGTCTTCTGATATGAAGGTTAGCCATCCCTCTGAACGGATTGCAATCAATCTGTGATATCGTAATTGCAATACCGGTATTGTTCTTCATCACCATTGTCTCCGGCGGAAAGAGACACCAATAAATATTATCCCCACTTGCAATCTTGGTAATACTCCACTTACAGTCATCACCCAGACTCATCGTAATTAGGTCAATATCTTTCGCTGCCACAAGGTCTGATGCATCATCCCCACAATCAAAGTGTAGGTAAAATGCAGAAAGATCCTCCTGCATCTTGGCATTCGCTGGCGGTAGATCCTCAGCTGTGAGTTTCAAATCATTACGCATTGTTATATCCCTGCCGCTATAGTTGTTCAGATATAGAACCCTCTGATTTCTATAGGAAACCGTCACATTTTCATTATTAAATTTATAGCTGATACTATCCATAAGCATCCTCCCTCTGCCTCACCGTTCTTATTCATTTCACATTAACTGTACATGCTGCCTCTTCGAGGCAGCTCAAATAGCTGTAAGAACAAGGAGTGAGCACCATAATGTGAATTTATGCATATAAATTCACATTGCGAACATTCGCAGTTCTTACTGTGTGAATTTGTTTTTAATTCACACTAACGAAGCATGGCTGCTTTTGCCGCAAATGCTTCATCAATACCCGATAATATAATAATGAATTTCCAATGGAATTCATTATTATATTATCTAAGAATTCAGCTCGCTGAATTCTTTATTCACACTAACATTACATGCTGCATCTTCGATGCAGCCCAAAACCCGGAAGAATCAAGGAACGAGCACCATTGTGCGAGTTTCGCAGGTTCTTCCCGTGTGAATTGCTTTTTAATTCACACTATTCCATTTTACTTTATTATCTGCCTTTAGATATCCCTCCATAATCCTCTGTTTACTTTCAGGCAGCTTTTGCACCGGAGTCTTGATATCCTTTATCTCAATTAAGCTGTCTTTTGTATCTGTCAAGAAGAAGGACCAAGTCTTATCCAGATTACCTGGCAGTGGGATCGAAAACAATTCCGGCTGAACCAGCACAGGCATTGTCCGGAGAAGGTACTGAAAGTTACTCATATGCTTATCATAGAACACACTGGGTAATGTCACTTTCTTGGTCGGTAGAAATCCTGTCCGAATGGTGATATCTCCGGAAGGATTCAATAAAAGCGTCAGTTCTTTACCTCCCTCTGCCAGCGTCATGTCAAAGGCATTCTGCGGAATTATATAGCCGGAGGCGCCTACGGACTCCTGAAGACTGGAGTACATATGTTGATAGCAGTTTTTTGGGGAAGCTCCTAGATAGAAGCCTACTAATCCATCTTCTACCTTACGGATATCACCCAGTCTTACTTTGAATATCTCCTGATCATACTGATTACAGGGTTGCTGCGTGTCCCACAGCTGGACATGGGCTCTTTCTTCCTTCTCAAATATATGAATGGATGCCCTGGTAAGTGCCAGTACCTTACCGAAACATAGCTGCAGAAAAGGATCTTCATTTGAAGGAAGAATAGAATTTAAACTGTGATCCAGGCATACCAGAAAATCATGAAGCGAAGCATCCTTTGTGATAAGACTCTCTACAAATTCTTTAAGATGCTCCTCTTCAATATCCGTGTAATCGAACCGGGTACCCGGGCTGCTCATCCATCTGCTCCCCTCCTCAGTGGTCTGAAGGAAGCCCAGCATACAGCCCTCAGAATTATATACCTGAAGATTATGATCCAGAAAATTAGGCACAATGTATCCAAAAACCGGTGTTGTCCGGGAATCCACCGCTTCTATGCTTTCGTCCTGAAAAGAAAGCCATTGAAACCGCATTCCACACGCCTGCATAAAACGCGGTCGTAGCAGAGCACCAGACTTCTCATTGGCCAGCTGCATACTTTCAGCGATATGGAGTTTATCATCCTTCAACAATATCCTCTTTCGCTGACCAAAGGAATCCACAATCCATATCTGACTAAGCTTCGCCATACCTGCCCGTACCGGAAGAAATTTTATGCTGTTACTTCCCACCCTAGGACTAGATACATATTGATTCAGATAGCTATTGATATCTCTTAACAAATCATTATGATTATTATCTATTGCGCAGGCCGGTATAAAAGGATACATATCCTGCATCAGTAAAGCTTCATGAAAGCCATCCAACTGTTGTGACAGAATGTCTGAATTCTTAAGACGTTCCATTACTTTTTGCAGTAAATCGTAATCCTGCTCTTCCTCGCCATAATCAGCAATCAGCTTATTCAGCATATCATACATATTAGTAACGGCATGTGGGAGAATCAGAGTTGTCCCCTGTAACTTCCAGGACTCTGCTGTCATTTCATAGCTTTCATTCTCAAAATCCATCTCCCCCAGCTTAAATTGTGAGAAAGAATCATCCTCAGAGATATTTTTCCTTGCCGGATGAATCTCTAGCTCCCATTCCATCAGCATCGGATTCCAGGGTTGGCTCCAGTCCTTATTGGAAATGTCAAAAGGGGCTTCCGACTGTAAGGCCAGCTCAGCTTGAGCGGCTTGGAGCTGATTTGCAGCATCAGATAAATCATCCTCCGAGTAAGAGATTCCAAGCTTACTGAGTGCCAATGCAGCAAGTGGAAGCCTGGCATTCGTATCCAGCAGAATGGCTTCTACTAACAGTCTCTCCTGTGGATTCTTATCCTTCTGGGACAAATCCGAATAAAAAAGTGATACATCCTTTCCCTGTATGGTAACGGTGATCGTATCTAGGGTATTCCTTCTACAGGGCAGCTGTTCGGCAGCATTGGTCTGTGTTCCCTGTTTAAAGCTTCTTCTTACGCCCTCTCCTGCTAAAAGGACAGCCGGAGGATTACTTATGTAACAACGGTAGGCTTCTTCCTTAACCAGTAAAAGATGCGCTTCCTTTAATCTCTCATTGATGTAACTATCCAAATTAGCTATGGCGGTATTATTCTTATTTATTGTTTCATGATTCATTTTTATCTGACCCAATATCATTTGAAGCTGATCAATAAATATACCTGAGTCAACCGTTCCAGATCCACGATCACTTAACAATCCCGAAAAATGATATTCTGCATTCTTGAGAACACCCGTTACTCCCGGTCCTCTCTTAATGCTAACATATTTCCACCAGTTAAAATATAGCTCTTTTACCAGAGTAGTATTCTTCGCCATAAGTGAATCTACCTCCGATTGAAGCTCGTTGATATCATTGATCTTTAGCGGTAGCTCGTTATCCATATCTTTACAGCTCTCTTCGGCATCCTTATCCTTACGTACCGTCCAGTGATATCCATATAGTTCGGAGGAAAACATCTTCTCATGAATCAGTTCCTCAAAATCGATTAAAGCATCCGGGTTATTCTGGTTATCCAAAATTGATAACAAATTGTATTGCATTGCATTCAGGATTCGTTCCAGATCGGCTGCATCCGGAATATTATCCCTGATCAAAGCAGAAAGTGCCTCAGCCGAAGTATTACCGATGGCTATATCGATGTCTTCCTCCGGTATTGAACTAGGATATTGATAATCCTTGCCATACCAGGTAACCCCTTTCACCAAACCATGACAAACAGTACAGTCTGGTAGATTCTCCATCTCTTTACAGACCCAAGAATACTCTTCCAAGGTATTCTCCACATCTTTATTGAGTGGGTCTTGGTTGCAATCCTCATAATACCCATCTACAAGATATGTAAACACACCTTCCTCATTATCCTCCATGGAATCGTAGAAACCGAATACGCTCTGACATTTTGGATAAAAAGCGGCAAAGGTTGTATCACCGGGTCCCACTGCCGTCAGCTGATCCAAATAATATCCGCTCGCTGTTTTCGCTGTTCCTAACTCTCTAACATCACCCTGATATCCATATAGCTGATTATTGTTTCCGGCACCTACCCATAATCCATCTTCCAGCTTCAGGGTCGGCAGGGAGGTCTTTGACATTCCATAGGGTGTCTCTGCATTATCATTGGTTACAAAATCACTCTCAATGATCCATGCCTTTCTAAGAATCTGATCCTTTTTATATTGAAGTCGTTGAACAACCCACCGATTTGGAAGGCTTGGGAATTCAATCGTTTCGTTCTGTACACCGCGCAGGAGGGCATCAGGCATGGTCCAATGCAGATGTATTCCCGGAAGTTCTGTTTTCTCCTGAAAAAATTGATTTACTGTGATATTGGATAAGGGCATAAATCTTAAATGATTATATTGCGGAACAAGTTCTGCAAA
The nucleotide sequence above comes from Variimorphobacter saccharofermentans. Encoded proteins:
- a CDS encoding radical SAM/SPASM domain-containing protein, which encodes MKYTPETCVWELTMECNLHCTHCGSSCKAARPDEITTAEALRVAEEIGAMRLRWVSLMGGELFLRKDWDIILQRLSDVGVNICIITNGTLVDDKIINKMKGTRVTNFSISIDGLRETHNHIRGGNTYEKCEEAFRLAREAGFVTSAITTVMRNNINELPALKEELIRLGVAYWQLQTGLPEGNLLRHKDMIVQPQDIKKIIDFAYETNIEGRILITLPDTIGYYTHKEAIARKIAAHSEATPLWEGCNAGIRSFGILSNGDVIGCTSIRNAKFIEGNIRERSLMDIWEDENSFAWRRNMTARQLQGKCGSCEYAVRCLGGCSNVRLLDTGDIYGENRFCAYHAAMMSEI